In Campylobacter showae, the genomic stretch AATTCGCCTTTTTACAAGAGAAGCTAAAATCGCGCGACGTCAAGGCTTACGAGCGAAATTTGAGCGTAAAAGATATAGAAATCGCGAGCATTTTTAAAGAGGTCGAGGGCGGAATCGAGCCGTGGGAGAAGGTTAAAATCTAGCGCCGCCTCATGCGTAAATTTTGGCTTGCTTGCGCAAATTTGATTAAAAACACCAAAATAAATTACGCCGATTTTGCCAAAAATTACGGCAAAATTTCGAGCGTTAAATTTGGATATTCAAAACGCCGTAAAATAGCGCAAATTTGGCGCTAGGTTAATACGCGGCTTTAGGCGAGTAGATTTGATTTTGCGTTTCGGCGGCGTATGGACGGTAAGATAAAAATCTCGCATGAATAGCGTTGCGATAAAATCTAAAATTTACTAGCTAGCGCAGGCGTTTGTTAAATTTAGCGTTTTAAATTTGACGTCAAATTTAAAGGACGAAGTAGTCAAATTTAAAAAGGCGAACCCGGCGTTATTTCCGCCAAATTCGCCTCTGTTTTTATAAATCAAACTCTGCCGACGGGCCAAATTCGCAAGCAAATTTGGCAAATCGGCGAGTTAAATTTACTCCGCTTTCATCTGCTCGGCGGCAGGCACTTTAGGCAGTCCGGGCATCAGCATCGTCGATCCGCTAACCGCCACGATAAAGCCCGCTCCGCCGCGGATCTCAAGCGCGCTAACCTCGAAGCTAAAGCCTTTCGGCCTTCCTAGCAGCTTAGCGTCCGAGCTAAAGCTATACTGCGTCTTTGCGACGCAAACGGGCAAACTCTCAAAGCCTAGGCGCGAAATCTCGGCCAGATCCTCCTGCGCGCGCGGGCTAAAGACGACGTCTTTGGCGCCGTAAATTTTAGTCGCGATCTTTTCGATCTTGGTTTTGACGGAGTCGGCGGACTCATACGTGAATTTTATCTCGCGAGCCGGTTTTTCGCAGATTTGCGCGACTTTTTTGGCTAGATCCTCCGTGCCTGCGCTTCCTTTTAAAAAGCCCTCGCACACGCTAAACTCGGCTCCCAACTCCTCGCAAAGAGCCCGCACGTGAGCGATCTCCTCGTCCGAGTCCGTGGCAAATTTATTTAGCGCGACGATGACGTTTTGGTTAAAGTTTTTGAGATTTTCTATGTGGGCTTTTAGGTTTTCGCCGCCTAGCTTTAGCGCTTCTAAATTTGGCTGAGAGATACCGTCTTTATCGCAGCCGCCGTTATATTTTAGCGAGCGGATGGTGCTTACTAGCACGACGCATTTTGGCGCGAGGCCCGCGGTGCGGCACTTGATATCGAGGAACTTTTGCGCTCCTAGCTCAGCACCAAAACCCGCCTCTGTTACGACGTAGCCCGCTAAATTTAGCGCCGTTTTGGTCGCGATCACGCTGTTGCAGCCGTGCGCGATGTTTGCAAACGGTCCGCCGTGGATGAGTACGGGCGTGCCCTCGAGCGTTTGCACGAGGTTTGGTTTTATCGCCTCTTTTAGCAGTACGCAGACGGCATCCGCGCAGTTTAGGGATTTTGCGCGCACGAGGCCGCCCTCTTTATCGTAGGCGACGACGATGTTCTCTACCCGCTCTTTTAGATTTTTTAGGTCGGTTGCTAGGCAGAGGATCGCCATTATTTCGCTAGCGGCCGTGATTACGAAGCCGTCCTTGCGGGTAAATTTATTGCTCTTTTCAAGGCCGATCTCGATCTCTCTTAGCGAGCGGTCGTTCATATCCATGCAGCGCTTGAAAACGACGCGCGCAGGATCGATATTTAGGGCGTTGCCGTGGTGGATGTGATTATCTAGCATCGCCGCGATGAGGTTATTTGCCGAGGTGATAGCGTGAAAGTCGGCGTTAAAGTGCAGGTTGATATCCTCGCTCGGCGTCACTTGCGAGTAGCCGCCGCCCGTCGCTCCGCCCTTTATACCGAAAACAGGCCCCAAGCTCGGCTCTCTAAGCGCGGCGCACACGCTTTTGCCGATACGCGCTAAGCCGTCTGATAGCCCGACGGTCACGGTCGTTTTGCCCTCGCCGTACGGGGTCGGATTGGTTGCGGTAACTAGGATGAGGTTTGCGCCGGACGCGCTGTCTAGTCGCGGCTCGATCTTGGCTTTTAGCTTACCGAAGGTATCCAGCTCCTCCTCGCCTAGCCCCAGTTTTGCGCCGATTTTTACGATATTTTGCGGCTTTGCGCTCGCTTCTATTTCTCTGTCGCTTAGCATCGTCTTTCCTTAAAAATTTGATTTAAAATGATTTTGTAATTTTACCTCGCAAATGCGAAAAATCTCATTAAATTTTAGCCGCTCGTAATCAAATTTGGGCTAAATTTGAAACTAAATTTGGTAAAGGATCGCTATGAAGGCGCTAAACGTTTTGCTTTTTGACGGATTTACTACGATGGACGCGCTGGGGCCTGCCGAGGCGCTATCTAGGGCGCTGGATGGCGAGCTAAAGTGCTATGAGATAGAGTATTTCTCGGCTACTGGCGGACTTGTCGGCGGCAGTACGAGTGCTAAAATTTGGACGCGAAAGCTAAGCGAGATCGCCAAATTTGACGTCTTGCTAGTGCCGGGCGGTTTTGCGGCTAGGGAGCTTGCGCATGATGGCGAGTTTATCGCGGCTCTAGGCGAGCTATCGCGCAGACACGAGTACGTGATCGCGGTATGCACGGGCTCGGTTTTGCTAGCTAAAACAGGGCTTTTGGACGGCGTGGAGGCCACAAGTAACAAGCTGTCATGGCAGTGGGCGACCTCGGAGGCTCCTAGCGTACGCTGGGTGCGTGCTGCTAGGTGGTGCGTTAGCGGGAAATTTTACACCAGCTCGGGCGTGAGCGCGGGCATCGACGCGGCTCTGGGTTTTATCGCGGATATGCACGGACGAGACGAGGCGCAGAGGATCGCCGTGACGATGGAGTATGTGTGGAATAGCGACAAAAACGCGGATCTGTTTTAAAATTTGGCGTGCGGCGGCCGCGGGAATTTGACGGCTAAATTTTAGCCGAGTCAAATTTTGAGGCACCGTGCCTAAAAGATGCGTGAAAAACGAATTTACAAAATTAGCCGTTTAAAAGCACGGGTATAAAAAGAGCAAATTTAGTCTGATATTCGGAGGGCTTCCAAATTTACGGCAAAAAAGCAAATAATCCAAAACAATGCAAATTTTACTGCCAAAAATCGCGAATTTTATAAATTTAGCGGTTTTAGGCGACAGACTTATCGCCGTTTAGAGCGTTTTAAGCTTTTCGCGCACCAAGGCAACGTAAATCATCGCTAGCGTCGTCGCAAACCAGATGACGTAAGGTAAGCAAAAAACAAAAGGCTTTTCGTAGTAGTCGTATTGCACGCCGACGTTGCGGCCGATGTAGAGGTAAAAGCCGCCTACAATGATGACGTAAAGCACGGTAGCGACGGCGTCGCAGGCACGAACTAGTTTGCTTAGCGGGCGCTTAGGTTCTGTTTTGGTTACGTGATCGTTATTCATTTTTTCTCCTTTATTTTTGGGAAATGTTATCATAATTAGCGTAAAATTTTGATGACATATAGTAATTTTTAAAGCAAAAAATTCACAACCAAAAAATAATAAAATTTAAGCGGATTTTATGGGGGGGGGGGGGTAGAATACGCTCTTATTTCACTTTAAAGGATAAAAATGAATTTTTATTTTTTTGACGCAAAAGATTTAAGGCGCGCCGGTAGGTTTTTGGCTATTTTTATATCGTTTATTATCGGCATCGGAGTCAGCGTTTTGTGCGTTCATTTTTTAAAAGACGATAGCTACTCTTTGTTATTTATAGTTGTTATCCCTTTGGTATATTTCGGGCTTAAATTTTATTCAAAATGCCCAAACTGCAAAAAGAGTTTTTGTACTAGAAAAATAGGTCAAGAGACGTTGCGGGAAGAGTTGGCGAAAGGGACTAAGAAGGTGGATAACAGAACGGTAAGTACGACTTTTAGGATAAAAGATATAGAAATTTATACCAAATGCGCTAAATGCGGTTTTGAAAATTTTTATACGGTAACCAAAAAAACAGAGGTGTAATTTTTTAAGGATTTTAAACATCTTAAAAAAATTTAATCAATAGGAGCAAAAAATGCTAAACGAAAATTTTAAAAAATGGGCTTTGGGTTTTAGCGGTTGTGACGGCGGCGATATCGGTAACGCCGAGCATCCTAGTGTTTGGTTATGCGGGATAGAGTGGGGCGGCGGGTTTAAACCTGAAGAGTTGGCCGACGAGTTTAAGGATGACGTTAGCAAGCCGTCCGCAGGATACGAGAGTCACGAGCGAAATTTGGCGTATCAATATAATATCAAAGCCCTTAAGCTGCTTTGCGCGATTAACGGAGCGAGCGATCATGTCAAATTTAACGAAACCGTAAAGCCGTTTACGCAAGGTGCAAAGGGGTATTTTAAGCTAAATTTGTATCCGCTTGCGTTTAAAAATACTAGTCATAGCCTCTGGAGCGAGGGGTTTGCTAAGGCAACCGGTATAGAAAATAAGAGTGAATATATACGCTGGATAGAGCAAAATCGCTTCCCTAAACTTAGGGCATGGGCAAAAGAGCGCAAGCCACGCCTAATAATCTGCGTGGGAATAAGCTATAAGAACGAATTTATCGCGGCATTTGGCGGCGAGGGCGTGCAGGTGAAGGAAGCGGTCGCAGGCGGTAAGAAATTTTATTATTTTAAAAACGAGGCTGGCACAATCGTGGCGATAACGTATTTCTTGGGCAATCCACACGGTTTAAATTCTGACGCGGCGATAAAAGCTACTGGAGAGAAAATAGCTCAAATTTTAGCTCAAAACAGCAAATAAACTTAGCGTTAAAGGCATTAAATAACTAAAATTTACCGTGATCGCACGCCAAAAAAACGGCGAGTGTGATTTGAGTGTACTTCACGCACTCGCCAAATTTGCCCCCGCTACCACAGTTTTAGGCATACTTGCCCTATTATGACGGCGATAGGAGCTCCGTTTATGTCGTAAGTGTTGCTAGAGTTTGAGCCAAAATCAGGCTTAACGACGTTGCCCTGTATCACCCAGGTGTTGCTTGAGTTTGCGCCGTATTTGGGTTTTATTTTTCTCCCGTCAAACTCAAAGGTGTTAGAGGAGTTAGCTCCAGTTTTGGGCTTTAGCACGCCGCCGTCAAATTCAAAAGTATTGTGCGTAGTTGCGCCGTATTTGGGCTTTAGCTCGTTGCCCTCGTATACCCAAGTGCCGTTTCCCGCAGACCTTCCGTCCCAGTTGATTTTGGGCATTTTATCCTCCTAAAATGAGTTATAATCAATCATTTTGCGCGGCTTGCTTCTTTTGCTTTTACGGCTTCGTAAATTTCATCCGCGTTCGTCAAATTTGCGTCCAAAAACTCCTGCGCCTTTTTTAGCGTGCGTGCGCCCATGATGCCGTCGGCCTTGACGCCGATAGCCTTTTGCACGTATAAAATTTTCTCTTTTTGCGTGATCTGCGGCGCTGTTTTGGCTGCGACGGTAGAGTTTGTTTCGCGCTCTTGGTCGCTAGAGTTCTCAAATTTAGCCGTCATCTCGCGAAATTTGGCCTCCAGGCTACGCGACGCCTCAAAGCGCTCGTCAAGCTGCATAAGAGTCGGCGCGTAACCAAAGCTAGATATCGCACCATAGATCGCGCCGACTGCTCCAAAGCCCGCTAAAATTTTAAAAAACAGCGAAAAAGCCTCTTTGTTTCGCATGCTTTGGCGGTACTCTTTGGGCACGGAGCTTCGGCGAATCAGCGTAACCAGCGCGCTAAGAGGCGCCAAGACGCACCAAGCCACGCCCGCGCAAAGGGCTAAAAATATAAGCGTATAGATAGGCGCCATGATGTAGCGCTCGGCTAAATTTTCGCCTAAAAATCCCGCCGTAAAAACCAGCGCAATCAGCCAAAACGCCGAGCCCAGCCCGAACCAAACCGCAGGCGAGTAAACGGGAGAGATTTTATCCAGGCATTTTTTCATCGTATCGCCTAGCTTGCTTGCGGCACCCCTTGAGACGTAGCCGTCGCAGGCCTCTATCACGGCGTTTGCGGCCTCGGTTTGCGCGCCGTCTGTTTTAGCGATACGCTTTAGCGCGGAGTCTAGAGCTGGCTGCGAGCAGTATCGCGTGAAAAATTTAAACGCCTCGCGCCTAGTTATCTTGCCGTCGGCGTCAATCTTTTCTAGCATAGATATCTCGTCTGCGAAAAGATCGTCGAAAAACGGCGGCCTGATAAAGGCGTAGGGCGGGTTGCTAAAGCCCACCGCCTCGTACTCCTTGCCAAGCAGGATAAAGTTTAGCCGTGTTATCGCGCTAGAACCCACGTAGGAAAACAGGTGCGAGCTCTCGTCGCCGCTCTCTTCGTCTTGATAAAACGGTATCGTTTGCGAGATAAATTTGCAGGTGCGCGCGCATAAAAAGTCCAAAAGCTCGTCGGCGTAGGCGCGCGATTTTATGCGTAAATTTACGCTGGGTTTCGCGTAGGCGCCGATGTTTGCTACCGTGGTAAAGTATCCGTGCCCGCTACACTGGGCGCACTGCACGTAGCCAGATCCCCCGCATCCGCCGCACCTAACAGTGCCAGATCCCGAGCAGCCGTAGCAGGTATTTGAGCCGCTGCCGCCGCATGACGAACAGCTCTCGTAGCGATACGTCACGTAGGTGCTGCCGTCCGAGTTATACTGCGTGTGAGGGCGATTTACGCCGCCGCTGCCTCCGCACGTGGAGCAGCTTTGTCGTCCGCGTCCGCCGCAGCTAGAGCAGGTTTTTTTACCGCGTCCGCCGCACTCGCCGCAGCGCGTCTGCCCGTCACCGCCGCAGTTGTCGCAACGCTCGCTCATGCTAAATGGCTTAAAATCGTAATACCTAACCGTGCCGCCTGATTTCGCGACGGCTTCTTTTGCGTCTTGGCGTAGCTCGGCGAGTAAAATCTCGTGCAAATCGGCGCTATCTCTAGCCTGTAGCAAACACTCTCTGGCGTGATTTTCGTAGCCGCGCGTATCGTCGCCTCCGAAGTGTATCTGCTCCTTTGCGCCGCCAGCGATTTTGCTCTCTTCGCGCTTGCCGTAAAATTCCCACGTTACGGTCGCCGTCGCTTCAAAATCAAAAATTTCGTGCGAAATTTCTACCAAGTCCTCAGGCTTAGCTTGGTTGCCGTTTATTAGATTACACAGTCCTTTTAAAAACGGCTCGTGTAAACTTAGCTCGTCAAATTCGCTCATTTTAAATCCTAAATTTGATTTTACGCGTCTAGCTTCGCGCGTTTTTTTATCTCGCTTAAAAACTCCGCCCCGCCGTCTGCGAAAGCCTCGCGTGGCACGGCGTAAAACATGGAGTTTGCGATGATAACGACGACGAAACTACCGACGTAGCGAGCGTCGCTGATGA encodes the following:
- a CDS encoding formate--tetrahydrofolate ligase, yielding MLSDREIEASAKPQNIVKIGAKLGLGEEELDTFGKLKAKIEPRLDSASGANLILVTATNPTPYGEGKTTVTVGLSDGLARIGKSVCAALREPSLGPVFGIKGGATGGGYSQVTPSEDINLHFNADFHAITSANNLIAAMLDNHIHHGNALNIDPARVVFKRCMDMNDRSLREIEIGLEKSNKFTRKDGFVITAASEIMAILCLATDLKNLKERVENIVVAYDKEGGLVRAKSLNCADAVCVLLKEAIKPNLVQTLEGTPVLIHGGPFANIAHGCNSVIATKTALNLAGYVVTEAGFGAELGAQKFLDIKCRTAGLAPKCVVLVSTIRSLKYNGGCDKDGISQPNLEALKLGGENLKAHIENLKNFNQNVIVALNKFATDSDEEIAHVRALCEELGAEFSVCEGFLKGSAGTEDLAKKVAQICEKPAREIKFTYESADSVKTKIEKIATKIYGAKDVVFSPRAQEDLAEISRLGFESLPVCVAKTQYSFSSDAKLLGRPKGFSFEVSALEIRGGAGFIVAVSGSTMLMPGLPKVPAAEQMKAE
- a CDS encoding DJ-1/PfpI family protein, encoding MKALNVLLFDGFTTMDALGPAEALSRALDGELKCYEIEYFSATGGLVGGSTSAKIWTRKLSEIAKFDVLLVPGGFAARELAHDGEFIAALGELSRRHEYVIAVCTGSVLLAKTGLLDGVEATSNKLSWQWATSEAPSVRWVRAARWCVSGKFYTSSGVSAGIDAALGFIADMHGRDEAQRIAVTMEYVWNSDKNADLF